A single uncultured Fusobacterium sp. DNA region contains:
- the rpmG gene encoding 50S ribosomal protein L33, with amino-acid sequence MRVNIQLECTECKRRNYSTSKNKKNTTERLEINKYCKWDKKVTLHKETKK; translated from the coding sequence TTGAGAGTAAATATTCAATTAGAATGTACAGAGTGCAAAAGAAGAAACTATAGCACATCAAAAAATAAGAAAAATACTACTGAAAGATTAGAAATTAATAAATACTGTAAGTGGGACAAAAAAGTTACTTTACATAAAGAAACTAAGAAATAA